The nucleotide sequence CGCCAGCTGCTCTGGGGCGTCAGGCGGAAGTACCATTCCCGGGCCCAGCAGGCGAATGCCGACTCGGCCTGTTCGATGCCGCTCATGAAGCGTGCGGCATTGACGATACCGTTGGCCCGGGGGAGTCGATGCGCCTGGTAGCGTGCCAGCGCGCTGCGAAGGTCCGGCGTCTGCGCCAGGCAATCGGCAAGCACCACGGCATCTTCAATGGCTTGTGCAGCACCCTGGCCCAGGCTGGGCAGCATCGGATGAGCCGCATCGCCCAACAGCACCACATGTCCATCACAGCATTGCTTCACGGGGTGACGATCCCGGGCGTGCATTTTCAGCAAGGCGCTCTCGGGCGTGGCCTCGATGGCCGCAACGACTTCCGGGGCCCAGCCGGCATAGGCGCCGAGCACTTCCTGTTTACTGACGTTCAAGGCGTCATCCGCCGCATTGGCACGGTTGCAGGTTCCCCACCAATACGCGTGGCCATCCCCTACGTCACACAGCCCGAACCGCTTGCCGCGCCCCCAGTAATGCGCCACGTAACCCTCGGTCATCACCGGATGGCGCAAGGGCGTGACCGCCAGCCAGGCGATATAGCCCGAAGGGCGGGTAGCCGTCTCGCCGAGCATCTGCTGGCGGATAACCGAGTTCAGGCCATCGGCGCCGATCAACAGGTCCGCCTCATGGCTGCTGCCGTCTTCGAACTGTACCGCCACGCCATCCGGGCGATGGCTGTAGCCCGCGCAACGCAAGCCGGTCACCAGACTGTCGGGTGCGAGCTGCTGCGCCAGGGCGCGCAGCAGCAACGGCCGTTGGATATTCACGTTCGGGTGGCCGAGTTGCTCGCCGATCTCGTGGATCGGCATGCGGGTGATGGGCTCGCCGTTGTGCTTCTTGAAGAAAAACTGCCGGATCGCCTGGCCCGCCTGTTCCACCGGAACGTGGGCGTCGATCGAATGCAGCGCCGCCATGGCATTGGCCATGATGGACAAGCCGGTGCCGCCGGTGCGCAGCGTCTGGGCCGCTTCGAAGACCTTGACCTGCCAGCCCGCTCGTTGCAGGGCAATGGCTGCGGTCAGTCCACCGATACCGGCGCCCGCCACGATGGCTTTCCTGGGTTGTGTCATGTTGGTTTCACCTGTTTCGTGGTGCTGTTCGCTTGAGGTTTGTATGGGGCATTGTGGCTAGGGGGGGTAGCGAAACGTCGCACTGCCCTGTTGCTCTGTAGGCGCTGGTGAAGCCTGTGTTCACTCTGGACTCAATGGTCAGGGGAAAGATCGCAGCCTCGCTGCGCTCGACAGCTCCTACAAGCCAGCAGATATTCAATCCCGGTTGATTCCGTGGGCAGCTAGGCCAACGCCGCTAAGGAGCCCGTATGTGCGGCCCGGGCCGCGTCCATTCGTGAGCGGATGATGTCGCCGACCCGCTCGATGTACGGCTCGCGCATCATGCTCAGATGGTCGCCTTCCACGGCCACCCGCTGCACCTGGGGCGCGATCGTCCGCCAGCCGCGATACGGATCGTGAAAGGCAGTGCCCACCAATTCATGGGGGGCTTGCAGCACGTCGGGCAGTTCGACATCCGCGGCGAACAGCGTGATCGGCAAGTCCAGCGGCGGGAAGCGATAGTCCAGCAGCGATTGCCAGTTGGCATGGAACACCTGGAACAGTTGATTCAAGGTCGACCGGGTGATGTTGTTGTCGAAAATGCCTTGCTCGATGCCATGCCGCTTGATCGCGTCGAAGGCGTCCGTGTCGGTCATGCAAGAGAAGTCCAGGGCCTGGTAGTCGTATTCCTTCTGACCGTCGCCGCTGAGCAATTCCCACATGAACCAGTTCATGAACTCGCTGCGTTCTATCCGGACCTCGCCCTGCCTGACGCGCACGATGGTGTCCAGCAGGAACACGTTGTGCAGGCGCCGTCCGCGCCGGCGCAACTCGCTCGCCAGTTCATAGGCGACGATGCCGCCATAGGACCAGCCACCAATGTTCAGCGGGCCCTGGGGCGCGACTTGTTCGATGGCATCCGCGTAGCACACGGCCTGGGCCTGCACCGATTGCAGCGGTTCACGGGCATCCCAGGTCCCCGGTGCTTGCAGTGCGTAGAGATGGACCTGGTCCTTGAGCCTCCGGGCGAGTGCGGCGTAGCACAACACATGCCCGCCGATGGGGTGGACCAGGAACAGCGTCGGCGCCCGACTGGCATTCTTGAAATCCACCAGCGCACCGGTGTCGCAAGGCGCGGCGTCGGTCCGCTGCAACACCTGGGTGAACTCGGCAATGGTCGGGGCCTGGATGAAGTCGGACAAGGACGGTGCCAGGCCCTGGTGCCGGGTCAGCATGGCGACCAGTTGCACGGCCTTGAGCGAATTGCCGCCGAGTTCGAAGAAGTTGTCGTGCACGCTGACGTCCTCCAGGCCCAGGGCCTCTTGCCAATAGGCTTGCAACAGGTCCTCGGTGGCATTCCTGGGTGCGGTGAACGGGCGCAGCAGGGTGGTCTGTACCTCGACCTTCTGTAGTTGCCGACGGTCGATCTTGCCGGTGGGGCCAAGGGGGATCCGTGCGATGCCGACCAGGCTGTTCGGCACCATGTAGTCGGGCAGCGCCAGGCGCATTTCGGCCTTGAGCTGGTCCAGGTCCGGCTCGCGGCCCGGCATGGCCTGGACGAAGCCCACCAGGTAGCGACTGCCATCCGCTGCCGCCTTGTCGATGACCGCCACCTGTTGGATGTCGGCGCCGAAGCGGCTGGAGCCGAGCATGGCCACCTCGATTTCCCCCAGTTCGACGCGATAGCCGCGGATCTTCACCTGCGCATCGCTGCGGCCCTGGTAGACGAGATCGCCCGAAGGCAGGTAGAAGCCGATGTCGCCGGTTTCATAAAGGCGCCGGGTCTTGCCGTCCAACTGGCGATAGATGAAGCGCTCGTCAGTCAGGTCCGGTCGATTCCAGTAGCCGTTCGCAAGGCAGACGCCTTCGATGAACAGGTCTCCGGTGACCCCGACCGGGCAGGCGTTGCCCGTTGCATCCAGGACATGCATGCGGACCCCATCGATGGGCGCGCCAATCGGCGGCATGCTCGGCCAGGACGCCGTGGCGCCTTGCAGTCTCAAGCGCGTGACCACATGGGCTTCGGTTGGACCGTAGTGGTTTTCCACCCGGCAATCGCCCAGGCCATCCAGCAGGCTGCGGATTTCGGCGGTGATTTTCAGCTGCTCGCCGGCCACGCTGATCTGGCGCAGGGAGACGGGGCGGAGCGCAAGCTGCTGGGCGACTTCGGCCAGCCCCTGAAAGGCGACGTAGGGCAGGAACAGCCGATTGATGTCCTGCACCTGGATAAATTTCAGCAGCCGGATGAAGTCATAGCGTAGCCCTTCGTCGATCATCGCCAGCTCTGCACCGCAGCACAGGGTGGAGAAAATTTCCTGGAACGAGACGTCGAACGAAATGGGCGAGTACTGCAGGGTCTTCAACGGTATGTCGACGTCCTGCTGGCGGTTCTGCCAGAGCACCAGATTGGTCAGTGCACGGTGCGGCATGGCCACGCCCTTGGGACGTCCCGTCGAGCCCGAGGTATAGAGCAGGTAGGCGTTATCCTCGCCGGCAATGCCGGCGGCAATGGTGGCGACCAGCGCGTGGCTGCGCGCCAGATCGTCGTCGAACCCGGCGGCCACCTCATTCCAATGCCACTTGACCGTCTGGCCGGCCAGGGTGGTCGCCAGGTTCGCCGATGCATCGGCGAACAGCAGCAGGCTCGGCTGGGCGTCTTCAAGAATCAGGCGGATACGTTCATCGGGGTAACTCAGGTCAATCGGCACATACGCCGCGCCGGCCTGCACGACGCCGAGCAGGGCGACGATCAGTTCGGGCGAGCGGGGCATCATGATCGCCACCCGATCGCCCTGACCGATACCCTGCCGGTGCAGCCAACTCACCAACTGCGCGCAGCTGTCGCTCAGTTGACGGTAGGACAGGCGGGTCTGCTCGAAACTCACGGCGGTCTGTTCGCCGTGGCGCGCCAGGCTGTCCAGCAACAAGGTCGACAGATTGTCATGGGGCATTGCGCTGACCGCCGTCGGCATGGCTTGGTCGGGGTCGGGCAGCCAGGCCGGTAGGCTCGGCGCGGAACCGGGCCCGGCGATCATCAGTTCAAGGGTGCGCAACAGGTAATCGGCGTAGGCCTCGACCTGGCTGGTGGCGACCCGCGCCGTGCAATAGTCCATTTTCAGCGTCAGCGAACCATTGGCCGGATGGCGCCCCATCGTGGTCAGCAGGTCATAGTTGCTGGCTTCCGTGGTGTCCCATTCGGTGAG is from Pseudomonas sp. B21-056 and encodes:
- a CDS encoding FAD-dependent monooxygenase, with amino-acid sequence MTQPRKAIVAGAGIGGLTAAIALQRAGWQVKVFEAAQTLRTGGTGLSIMANAMAALHSIDAHVPVEQAGQAIRQFFFKKHNGEPITRMPIHEIGEQLGHPNVNIQRPLLLRALAQQLAPDSLVTGLRCAGYSHRPDGVAVQFEDGSSHEADLLIGADGLNSVIRQQMLGETATRPSGYIAWLAVTPLRHPVMTEGYVAHYWGRGKRFGLCDVGDGHAYWWGTCNRANAADDALNVSKQEVLGAYAGWAPEVVAAIEATPESALLKMHARDRHPVKQCCDGHVVLLGDAAHPMLPSLGQGAAQAIEDAVVLADCLAQTPDLRSALARYQAHRLPRANGIVNAARFMSGIEQAESAFACWAREWYFRLTPQSSWRKKNLDILSFKRGIQPAAAYVND